A stretch of the Oceanicola sp. D3 genome encodes the following:
- a CDS encoding DUF1289 domain-containing protein, producing the protein MDELWRRDEIESPCIKICVIHPETRLCTGCLRSIDEIAAWGRMSPEERHALIEELPEREGLHRKRRGGRAGRVARRGG; encoded by the coding sequence ATGGACGAGCTCTGGCGCCGCGACGAAATCGAAAGCCCCTGCATCAAGATTTGCGTCATCCACCCCGAAACCCGGCTGTGCACCGGTTGCCTGCGCTCGATTGATGAAATCGCCGCTTGGGGCCGGATGAGCCCCGAAGAACGCCACGCGCTGATCGAGGAACTGCCCGAACGGGAGGGCCTTCACCGCAAACGGCGCGGCGGGCGCGCGGGCCGGGTCGCGCGGCGCGGCGGATAG
- the ruvX gene encoding Holliday junction resolvase RuvX: MIFDVFEDYAAALPRAGALAGLDLGTKTIGVAVSDGLRSVATPLETVKRKKFTQDAEALLAILNARSITGLVLGLPRNMDGSEGPRAQSTRAFARNFSRLWEGPIGFWDERLSTVAAERALLEADTSRARRAEVIDHVAAGYILQGALDRLAYIRRA; this comes from the coding sequence ATGATCTTTGACGTCTTCGAAGACTACGCCGCCGCCCTGCCCCGCGCCGGCGCATTGGCTGGCCTCGACCTTGGCACCAAGACCATCGGCGTGGCGGTTTCCGATGGGCTACGCTCCGTGGCCACGCCGCTGGAAACGGTGAAGCGCAAGAAGTTCACGCAAGATGCAGAGGCGCTTCTGGCCATTCTGAACGCGCGTTCAATTACCGGCCTCGTGCTTGGCCTGCCGCGCAACATGGACGGCTCCGAAGGCCCCCGCGCCCAAAGCACCCGCGCCTTCGCCCGCAACTTCTCGCGCCTCTGGGAGGGGCCGATCGGCTTTTGGGACGAGCGCCTTTCAACCGTCGCCGCAGAGCGTGCGCTGCTGGAGGCAGATACCTCCCGCGCCCGCCGGGCCGAGGTGATCGACCACGTGGCCGCCGGTTACATCCTGCAGGGCGCGCTCGACCGGCTCGCCTATATCAGGAGGGCCTGA
- the ccmI gene encoding c-type cytochrome biogenesis protein CcmI: MGFWVISVGLALVAVGLLARALLARRAGAEAGAVPAIGLYREQLAAVAADAEAGRIDAGEAERLELEIKRRILEADRAAAGSADAAKAPRGVSLGLAAGLALLVLALSFGLYVVLGAPGYPDAPIAARLDAAEAYRVNRPRQEEAAARYAESLPNTPDPQVSEEFKALMAKLREAVASRPDDLQGHVLLVRNEAAMGNLGAAAEAQEAVLRIKGAEATSQDFVLLAELWISDAGGYVSPEAEAVLAEALRRDGENMNARYYWGLMRAQTGRGDLAFNVWRSVEGNVPEGALWAEDLPRQLAAAAQAAGVDYTPKAEVRGPSAADMEAAQDMSEEDRAAMVQGMVEGLAEELATEGGPPEKWAQLVRALGVLGQRERQQEILSEAREVFAGNAGAIAMIEAAAGGGE, encoded by the coding sequence ATGGGGTTCTGGGTGATATCGGTCGGGCTGGCGCTGGTGGCGGTTGGCCTTTTGGCGCGGGCGCTGCTGGCGCGGCGGGCCGGGGCGGAGGCTGGCGCGGTGCCTGCGATCGGGCTTTATCGCGAGCAACTGGCCGCCGTGGCCGCCGATGCCGAGGCGGGCCGGATCGACGCGGGCGAGGCCGAGCGGCTGGAGCTGGAGATCAAGCGCCGGATCCTTGAGGCAGACAGGGCCGCTGCCGGCTCGGCGGATGCGGCAAAGGCACCGCGCGGTGTGAGCCTTGGGCTGGCGGCGGGGCTTGCGCTGCTGGTGCTGGCGCTCAGCTTTGGGCTCTACGTGGTGCTCGGAGCGCCGGGCTACCCCGATGCACCCATCGCCGCCCGGCTGGATGCGGCAGAGGCCTATCGCGTCAATCGCCCGCGACAGGAGGAGGCCGCGGCACGCTATGCCGAGAGCCTGCCAAACACGCCCGATCCGCAGGTGTCAGAAGAATTCAAGGCGCTGATGGCAAAGCTGCGTGAGGCGGTGGCAAGCCGCCCTGACGACCTGCAGGGCCATGTGCTGCTGGTGCGCAACGAGGCAGCGATGGGCAACCTTGGCGCGGCGGCAGAGGCGCAGGAGGCGGTGCTGCGGATCAAGGGGGCAGAGGCAACATCGCAGGATTTCGTGCTGCTGGCCGAGCTCTGGATCAGCGACGCCGGGGGCTATGTGTCGCCCGAGGCGGAGGCGGTGCTGGCCGAGGCGCTGCGGCGGGACGGCGAAAACATGAACGCCCGGTATTACTGGGGCCTGATGCGGGCGCAGACAGGCCGGGGCGACCTTGCCTTCAACGTCTGGCGCTCGGTGGAGGGGAATGTGCCCGAGGGCGCGCTCTGGGCCGAGGATCTGCCCCGGCAGTTGGCGGCAGCAGCGCAGGCGGCGGGGGTGGACTATACCCCGAAGGCCGAGGTGCGAGGCCCAAGCGCCGCCGATATGGAGGCCGCGCAGGACATGAGCGAAGAAGATCGCGCGGCGATGGTGCAGGGCATGGTCGAAGGGCTGGCCGAAGAGCTGGCCACAGAGGGCGGGCCGCCGGAGAAATGGGCGCAACTGGTGCGCGCGCTTGGCGTGCTTGGCCAGCGCGAGCGGCAGCAAGAGATCCTGAGCGAGGCGCGCGAGGTGTTTGCGGGCAATGCGGGGGCCATCGCGATGATCGAAGCCGCCGCCGGAGGGGGCGAATGA
- a CDS encoding sarcosine oxidase subunit beta family protein, with translation MRRYSAFAIAREALRHHTGWGRAWGNPEPKKSYDVVIVGAGGHGLATAYYLGKNHGITNVAVIEKGWLGGGNTGRNTTIIRSNYLQDPSAAIYEKARSLYETMSQDLNYNVMFSPRGVMMLAQTEHEKRGYLRTAHANALQGVSTEFIGPERVKQIAPIINIDGPRYPVLGALWQARAGTARHDAVAWGYARACSDMGMDIIQTCEVTGVTREGDRVTGVETSKGHIGCNKLGIVVAGHSGQLAEMAGFRLPIEAVALQAYVSEPIKPALDCVIMANTVHGYLSQSDKGEMVIGGGADNHNNFTQRGSFSHIEETTRALVETFPMLSRLKMLRQWGGIVDMTGDRSPILSKTPVDGVFINCGWGTGGFKAIPGSGWGFAELMAKGHSPLTSAFGLERFREGRFIDESVAAGVAH, from the coding sequence ATGCGCCGCTACTCCGCCTTTGCCATCGCTCGTGAAGCGCTCCGCCACCACACCGGCTGGGGCCGCGCATGGGGCAATCCGGAGCCAAAGAAAAGCTATGACGTGGTGATCGTTGGCGCAGGGGGGCACGGCCTCGCCACCGCCTATTACCTCGGCAAGAACCACGGGATCACCAATGTCGCGGTGATCGAAAAGGGCTGGCTCGGTGGCGGCAACACCGGGCGCAACACCACCATCATCCGCTCCAACTACCTGCAGGATCCTTCGGCGGCGATCTACGAAAAGGCCCGCAGCCTCTACGAGACCATGAGCCAGGATCTCAACTACAACGTCATGTTCTCTCCCCGCGGCGTGATGATGCTCGCCCAGACCGAGCACGAGAAGCGCGGCTACCTGCGCACCGCCCACGCCAACGCGCTGCAAGGCGTGAGCACCGAGTTCATCGGGCCGGAGCGGGTGAAGCAGATCGCCCCGATCATCAACATCGACGGCCCGCGCTACCCGGTGCTCGGCGCCCTCTGGCAGGCCCGCGCCGGGACCGCGCGGCACGATGCGGTGGCCTGGGGCTACGCCCGCGCCTGCTCCGACATGGGGATGGACATCATCCAGACCTGTGAGGTCACCGGCGTCACCCGTGAGGGCGACCGTGTGACCGGGGTGGAAACCTCCAAGGGCCACATCGGCTGCAACAAGCTCGGCATCGTCGTTGCCGGCCACTCCGGACAACTCGCCGAAATGGCCGGCTTCCGCCTCCCGATCGAAGCCGTCGCCCTGCAAGCCTATGTCTCCGAGCCGATCAAGCCCGCGCTCGATTGCGTCATCATGGCCAACACCGTGCATGGCTACCTCAGCCAGTCCGACAAGGGCGAGATGGTCATCGGCGGCGGGGCCGACAACCATAACAACTTCACCCAACGCGGCAGCTTCAGCCATATCGAAGAAACCACCCGCGCCTTGGTGGAGACTTTCCCCATGCTCTCCCGCCTCAAGATGCTGCGCCAATGGGGCGGCATCGTGGATATGACCGGCGATCGCTCCCCGATCCTGTCGAAAACCCCGGTGGATGGCGTCTTCATCAACTGCGGTTGGGGCACCGGCGGCTTCAAGGCCATCCCCGGCTCCGGCTGGGGCTTTGCCGAGCTGATGGCCAAGGGCCACTCGCCCCTCACCTCCGCCTTCGGTCTGGAGCGCTTCCGCGAAGGCCGCTTCATCGACGAAAGCGTTGCAGCCGGGGTCGCGCATTGA
- a CDS encoding sarcosine oxidase subunit delta has protein sequence MLKFTCPYCGIEASETELTAGGEAHLKRYGPGASDEDFEGYLFLRKNPKGVHLERWRHAMGCGKWFLAARHTATLEVFGTYPAQTQEPPAEIIEKIRAKFPEWQA, from the coding sequence ATGCTGAAATTCACCTGCCCCTACTGCGGTATCGAGGCCAGCGAAACCGAGCTGACTGCTGGCGGCGAAGCCCATCTCAAGCGCTACGGCCCTGGGGCCTCTGACGAGGATTTCGAGGGCTACCTCTTCCTGCGCAAAAACCCCAAGGGCGTGCACCTTGAGCGCTGGCGTCATGCAATGGGCTGCGGCAAGTGGTTTCTCGCCGCGCGCCATACCGCCACGCTGGAAGTGTTCGGCACCTACCCGGCGCAAACCCAAGAGCCGCCCGCAGAGATCATCGAGAAAATTCGCGCCAAGTTTCCGGAGTGGCAGGCATGA
- a CDS encoding sarcosine oxidase subunit alpha family protein, translating to MSTRLSTGGRLIDRSKPVSFRFNGRNMQGFQGDSLAAALLANGQLVMGRSFKYHRPRGVVASGAEEPNALVGLGEGGRFEPNQRATTTELFDGLTAISQNHWPSLDYDVGAVNAALSRFLPAGFYYKTFIHPRAAWKHLFEPFIRKSAGLGKPSNPGDPDRYEHAFVHTDLLIVGGGIAGLQAALTAAKTGANVLLLEQEAHWGGRAPVDGAEIEGEPAQAWVNRAVETLEAAHNVTLRNRCMGSGVYDHGYALAYERCTDHMPGAAGPRHRLWRIRASQIITATGALERPLSFSGNDRPGVMLASALRDYIVNYGVSPGDRVVVVTNNDDAYRTALAVNDSGLTVPCIIDARPTADGPLPQACREAGIRVETGKAIAGVGMKGKALKSVDICAQAGEGAVLETIPCEAVAMSGGWSPVVHLWSHCGGKLLWSEDNFHFYPDVARFPTSDDGAQYVRTAGIASGAMLTEQVLEDASKNAVSALADLGHPVEAWRPSATGVEEAKMAPVWVMPQGASRAKKSKMWLDFQNDVKVSDVELAAQEGYQSVEHTKRYTTLGMATDQGKLSNINGLAVLSGALNQPIPQTGTTTFRPPYTPISMGVIAGPGTGNTFQPLRKTPMHSWHEANGADWEPVGQWRRPYCYMKPGESREAAVSREIRNTRDSLGLLDASTLGKILVTGPDAGKFLDMLYTNMMSTLKPGKCRYGLMCNENGFLMDDGVVARLDENSFLVHTTSGGADHIHAHMEDWLQCEWWDWKVYTANLTEQYAQIAVVGPNARKLLEKLGGMDLSKEALAFMEHADGELAGLPVRVFRISFSGELSYEIAVPAGHGLKLWEKIVEAGAEWNITPYGTEALHVMRAEKGFIMIGDETDGTVIPQDLNLSWAISKKKGDFLGKRAQERVHMASAERWKLVGLETVDGSVLPDGAYALAEGTNDNGQQNTQGRVTSTYHSPTLGRGIAIGLVLHGPDRMGEVLKFSKVDGSSVEAKIVDPVFYDKDGEKQNV from the coding sequence ATGAGCACCCGTCTTTCCACCGGCGGTCGCCTGATCGACCGCTCCAAGCCCGTCTCCTTCCGCTTCAATGGGCGGAACATGCAAGGGTTCCAAGGGGATAGCCTTGCCGCAGCCCTGCTGGCCAATGGTCAGCTGGTGATGGGCCGCAGCTTCAAATACCACCGCCCGCGCGGCGTGGTGGCTTCCGGCGCAGAGGAGCCCAACGCGCTCGTCGGGCTGGGCGAGGGCGGGCGGTTTGAGCCCAATCAACGCGCCACCACCACCGAGCTTTTCGACGGGCTCACCGCGATCAGCCAAAACCACTGGCCCTCGCTGGATTACGATGTCGGCGCGGTCAACGCCGCCCTTTCGCGCTTCCTGCCCGCAGGCTTTTATTACAAGACCTTCATCCATCCCCGCGCCGCATGGAAGCACCTGTTCGAGCCCTTCATTCGCAAGTCCGCAGGCCTCGGCAAACCCTCCAACCCGGGCGATCCGGACCGATATGAGCACGCCTTCGTCCATACCGATCTGCTGATCGTAGGCGGTGGCATCGCCGGGCTTCAGGCCGCGCTGACAGCGGCCAAGACCGGGGCCAACGTGCTGCTGCTGGAGCAGGAGGCCCATTGGGGCGGGCGTGCCCCTGTTGATGGGGCAGAGATCGAGGGCGAACCGGCGCAGGCGTGGGTCAACCGTGCCGTCGAAACCCTTGAGGCCGCGCACAATGTCACCCTGCGCAACCGCTGCATGGGCTCCGGCGTCTACGACCACGGCTATGCGCTCGCCTATGAGCGCTGCACCGATCATATGCCCGGCGCGGCAGGCCCCCGGCACCGCCTCTGGCGCATTCGGGCGAGCCAGATCATCACCGCCACCGGCGCGTTGGAGCGGCCGCTCAGCTTCTCCGGCAATGACCGCCCCGGCGTGATGCTGGCCTCCGCCCTGCGCGACTACATCGTCAACTACGGCGTCTCTCCCGGCGACCGGGTGGTTGTTGTCACCAACAATGACGACGCCTATCGCACCGCTCTGGCGGTTAACGACTCCGGCCTCACCGTGCCCTGCATCATCGACGCCCGCCCCACCGCAGACGGCCCGCTGCCGCAAGCCTGCCGCGAGGCGGGAATCAGGGTAGAAACCGGCAAGGCCATCGCCGGGGTCGGAATGAAGGGCAAGGCTCTGAAATCCGTAGATATTTGCGCCCAAGCGGGCGAGGGCGCCGTGCTGGAGACCATCCCCTGCGAAGCTGTCGCCATGTCCGGCGGCTGGTCCCCTGTGGTGCACCTCTGGAGCCATTGCGGCGGTAAGCTGTTGTGGTCAGAGGATAATTTTCACTTCTATCCCGATGTGGCCCGCTTCCCGACCAGTGATGACGGCGCGCAATACGTCCGCACCGCCGGCATCGCCTCCGGCGCGATGCTGACCGAGCAAGTTCTTGAAGACGCGTCGAAAAACGCAGTTTCCGCCCTCGCTGATCTTGGCCATCCGGTAGAGGCCTGGCGCCCGTCTGCCACCGGAGTCGAAGAAGCTAAGATGGCCCCTGTCTGGGTCATGCCACAGGGCGCGAGCCGGGCGAAAAAATCCAAGATGTGGTTGGACTTCCAGAACGACGTTAAAGTCTCCGATGTCGAGCTTGCGGCGCAAGAGGGCTACCAATCCGTCGAGCACACCAAGCGCTACACCACCCTCGGGATGGCCACGGATCAGGGAAAATTGAGCAACATCAACGGCCTCGCCGTTCTTTCCGGTGCGCTGAACCAGCCGATCCCACAAACCGGCACCACAACCTTCCGCCCGCCTTACACGCCCATATCCATGGGTGTCATCGCCGGGCCGGGGACGGGTAACACCTTCCAACCGCTCAGAAAAACGCCGATGCACAGCTGGCACGAGGCCAACGGTGCCGATTGGGAGCCGGTCGGCCAGTGGCGGCGGCCCTATTGCTACATGAAACCGGGCGAGAGCCGCGAGGCCGCCGTCTCAAGGGAGATCCGTAACACCCGGGATTCGCTCGGGCTTCTGGACGCCAGCACGCTGGGCAAAATCCTCGTCACCGGCCCTGATGCGGGCAAGTTCCTCGACATGCTCTACACCAACATGATGAGCACGCTGAAGCCGGGCAAGTGCCGCTACGGGCTGATGTGCAACGAAAACGGCTTCCTGATGGACGATGGCGTGGTGGCCCGGCTGGATGAAAACAGCTTCCTCGTCCACACCACCTCTGGCGGCGCCGATCACATCCACGCCCATATGGAAGACTGGCTGCAATGCGAGTGGTGGGATTGGAAGGTTTATACCGCCAACCTCACCGAACAATACGCGCAGATTGCCGTGGTCGGCCCCAACGCCCGGAAATTGCTGGAAAAACTTGGCGGCATGGATCTGTCCAAAGAGGCGCTGGCTTTCATGGAACACGCCGATGGCGAGCTGGCCGGGCTGCCGGTGCGGGTTTTTCGCATCAGCTTCTCGGGTGAACTCAGCTACGAGATCGCCGTGCCGGCGGGGCACGGGCTGAAGCTTTGGGAAAAGATCGTCGAGGCCGGGGCGGAGTGGAACATCACGCCCTACGGCACCGAGGCGCTGCATGTGATGCGGGCCGAGAAGGGCTTCATCATGATTGGCGACGAGACGGATGGCACCGTCATTCCACAGGATCTTAACCTTTCCTGGGCAATCTCGAAGAAGAAAGGGGATTTTCTCGGCAAACGGGCACAAGAGCGCGTGCATATGGCAAGCGCCGAGCGGTGGAAGCTCGTGGGGCTTGAAACCGTGGATGGCTCGGTGCTGCCCGATGGCGCATATGCGCTGGCTGAGGGCACCAACGACAACGGCCAGCAAAACACGCAGGGCCGCGTAACCTCTACCTACCACTCGCCCACGCTGGGCCGTGGCATCGCCATTGGGCTGGTGCTGCACGGGCCTGACCGGATGGGCGAGGTGCTGAAGTTCAGCAAGGTTGATGGCAGCAGCGTAGAGGCGAAAATCGTCGATCCGGTGTTCTATGACAAGGACGGGGAGAAGCAGAATGTCTGA
- a CDS encoding sarcosine oxidase subunit gamma — protein sequence MSDPRSALGGAVYQGYVTVEDAGAHGMLTLRGDHAELADAVKAAVGQGVPAQRRIEGGLGGGAAWASPDELLLFCEYTQSGEALQAVRKALAGKHFLAADVSDARAVFTLEGPGIRDLLAKLCPANLSPEALPHGEFRRSHIGQVAAAFWLENESRATVVCFRSVAGYMFDLLSKAAEPGSELGYFAPTSS from the coding sequence ATGTCTGACCCGCGAAGCGCCCTCGGCGGCGCTGTTTACCAAGGTTACGTGACCGTTGAGGATGCGGGCGCACATGGCATGCTCACCCTGCGCGGCGACCATGCCGAGCTTGCCGACGCGGTGAAGGCCGCCGTGGGGCAGGGGGTGCCTGCCCAACGCCGCATCGAGGGCGGGCTTGGCGGCGGTGCAGCCTGGGCCTCCCCGGATGAGCTGTTGCTCTTCTGCGAATACACTCAGAGTGGCGAAGCCCTCCAAGCGGTGCGCAAGGCGTTGGCGGGCAAGCACTTTCTCGCCGCAGACGTCTCCGATGCGCGGGCGGTGTTCACGCTGGAAGGGCCGGGCATCCGCGACCTTCTCGCCAAACTTTGCCCCGCCAACCTCTCGCCCGAGGCACTGCCCCATGGCGAGTTTCGCCGCAGCCATATCGGGCAGGTCGCAGCGGCCTTCTGGCTGGAAAACGAGAGCCGCGCCACGGTGGTCTGTTTCCGGTCCGTGGCGGGCTACATGTTTGATTTGTTGAGCAAGGCCGCCGAGCCGGGCAGCGAGCTGGGTTACTTCGCGCCCACGTCTTCCTGA
- a CDS encoding sulfotransferase domain-containing protein yields MTQPRILCFGSHHKTGTIWMRGVSKAIRDDQNIPFLLCYRAERLADIVPEGPQIIVNWNSSFPQELFDMEEARFLHIIRDPRDVLLSGMRYHRIAPLAREKFLRIPRPKWGGMNYQDKLNSLDNDHERLIFEMENRHHRTLQEMLDWPYDHPNVVDLRYEDLISDEDCVIFRAAMERMGVAGIDVDRAVKSFWDKSLFGGLKKEEDRTDRVALHVTSGTGSKKQWQNALPRSIAKIYAERYSDALAKLGYAEDDSWVDLCPEDEALAEAQEDVGAK; encoded by the coding sequence ATGACCCAACCTCGCATTCTCTGCTTCGGCAGCCACCACAAGACCGGCACCATCTGGATGCGCGGCGTCTCAAAGGCGATCCGCGATGACCAGAATATCCCCTTCCTGCTGTGCTACCGCGCCGAGCGGCTGGCAGACATCGTGCCCGAGGGGCCGCAGATTATCGTCAACTGGAACTCCAGCTTCCCGCAGGAGCTTTTTGACATGGAGGAAGCGCGGTTTTTGCACATCATCCGCGACCCGCGCGACGTGCTGCTTTCGGGGATGCGCTACCACCGGATTGCACCGCTTGCGCGTGAGAAATTTCTGCGCATCCCGCGGCCCAAATGGGGTGGGATGAACTATCAGGACAAGCTGAATTCGTTGGACAATGACCACGAGCGGCTGATCTTCGAGATGGAAAACCGGCACCACCGGACGTTGCAGGAGATGCTGGACTGGCCCTACGATCATCCCAATGTGGTCGATCTGCGCTATGAAGACCTGATCAGCGATGAGGACTGCGTGATCTTCCGCGCCGCGATGGAGCGGATGGGCGTGGCGGGCATTGATGTGGACCGGGCCGTCAAAAGCTTTTGGGACAAAAGCCTTTTTGGCGGGCTGAAGAAGGAAGAGGACCGCACCGACAGGGTCGCCCTGCATGTCACCTCGGGCACGGGCAGCAAGAAGCAATGGCAAAACGCCCTGCCCCGGTCGATCGCCAAGATTTACGCCGAACGCTACAGCGATGCGTTGGCCAAACTTGGCTACGCGGAAGACGACAGCTGGGTTGATCTATGCCCTGAAGATGAGGCGCTGGCCGAAGCTCAGGAAGACGTGGGCGCGAAGTAA